From the genome of Nicotiana sylvestris chromosome 2, ASM39365v2, whole genome shotgun sequence, one region includes:
- the LOC104238166 gene encoding NAC domain-containing protein 54-like: protein MAPVSLPPGFRFHPTDEELVAYYLKRKINGKKIELEIIPEVDLYKCEPWDLPGKSLLPSKDLEWYFFSPRDRKYPNGSRTNRATKAGYWKATGKDRKVNSQMRSVGMKKTLVYYRGRAPHGARTDWVMHEYRLDERECEVANGLQDAYALCRVIKRSLNGPKTGDVHYASDRSSSIEIYSEGRCEKYHDMEIRSHDYAMPSSSSSSSMAVHGSPMNVATPTPTPSDDKWNMQYLSNEAFSFNNSTAHPIPNYGTLPYPPSKVNIALECARLQHRFALPPLEIQDFPQVGYVDNKMPQSSFLQSTNQTDIVEEILSVAQLASQNLINQDSSWGGNSCAPVDDFSFLPPNNNRIHDLGSFHFIEQLKEDQNVRSPDIGDFGEDFKSDRMVENLRWIGMSDGDLEKTFLEDYKTVPIENVSAVQRKENQFQGEDSGHYNSLNGFNETDTNNFSIGFGNDNLFDDGDMTDGLSNSSSFEMYEKIEVNHGFFIATRQAAKTFYHQVTPSTTLRIHRNLVTVHDFPLYIGKISDSTSIIPKERTFLDNFIKKVTRPWTTTMRTLAGMIALLHTFFWICFGGCLDEKGSKFEAKRGVSVNGECLMEREEKKKAQEFKWYCYKQNKFSIPGKEEEKYCNVAVEKKWPYLTLVVALSTIWLHHIVPSF from the exons ATGGCACCTGTTTCATTGCCACCTGGTTTTAGGTTTCATCCCACTGATGAAGAACTTGTGGCTTATTATTTGAAAAGAAAGATTAATGGCAAGAAAATTGAACTTGAGATCATTCCTGAAGTTGATCTTTACAAATGTGAGCCATGGGATCTTCCAG GAAAGTCCCTATTGCCTAGCAAAGATCTTGAATGGTATTTCTTCAGTCCTCGAGACCGTAAATATCCAAATGGATCGAGGACTAACCGGGCAACGAAAGCTGGATATTGGAAGGCCACAGGAAAGGACAGGAAAGTAAATTCACAGATGAGGTCTGTTGGGATGAAGAAAACATTGGTTTATTACAGAGGGAGAGCCCCACATGGAGCTCGAACTGATTGGGTTATGCATGAGTATCGATTAGACGAACGCGAATGTGAAGTTGCCAATGGATTGCAG GATGCTTATGCACTTTGCCGTGTGATAAAGAGGAGTTTAAATGGTCCAAAAACTGGTGACGTCCATTATGCAAGTGATAGATCCTCTAGCATTGAAATTTATTCTGAGGGAAGATGTGAAAAATATCATGATATGGAAATTAGATCTCATGATTATGCAAtgccatcatcatcatcatcatcatccatgGCAGTCCATGGCTCTCCAATGAATGTTGCTACTCCTACTCCTACTCCTAGTGATGATAAGTGGAATATGCAATATTTATCAAATGAAGCTTTTAGTTTCAACAACAGTACTGCTCACCCCATTCCAAATTATGGGACTTTGCCATATCCCCCATCTAAG GTTAATATAGCATTAGAGTGTGCAAGGTTGCAGCATAGGTTCGCATTACCTCCATTGGAGATTCAAGACTTCCCTCAAGTTGGCTACGTTGATAACAAGATGCCTCAATCAAGTTTTCTTCAATCTACAAATCAAACGGATATTGTAGAAGAAATCCTTTCAGTTGCCCAATTAGCTTCACAAAATCTAATCAATCAAGACTCATCATGGGGTGGAAATTCATGTGCTCCTGTTGATGACTTCTCTTTCCTTCCTCCTAATAATAACCGAATCCATGACTTGGGTTCATTCCATTTCATTGAACAACTTAAGGAAGATCAGAATGTTAGGTCCCCCGATATCGGAGATTTTGGTGAGGACTTCAAATCTGATAGAATGGTGGAAAATTTGAGATGGATAGGAATGTCAGACGGGGATCTTGAGAAG ACATTTCTTGAGGATTACAAGACTGTTCCAATAGAAAATGTTTCCGCTGTCCAGAGAAAAGAGAATCAGTTTCAAG GTGAAGACAGTGGTCACTACAACAGCTTGAATGGATTCAATGAAACGGATACAAACAATTTCTCAATAGGGTTTGGCAATGACAACTTGTTTGATGATGGAGACATGACTGATGGTTTATCAAATTCCTCAAGCTTTGAAATGTATGAGAAGATTGAAGTCAATCATGGTTTTTTTATAGCAACAAGGCAAGCAGCCAAGACATTCTATCATCAAGTGACACCTTCTACGACTCTTAGGATTCATCGTAACCTAGTCACAGTCCATGACTTTCCTCTATATATAGGAAAAATATCAGATTCAACATCAATAATACCGAAAGAAAGAACTTTTCTTGATAATTTTATTAAGAAAGTCACAAGACCATGGACAACAACAATGAGAACTTTGGCGGGTATGATTGCACTTTTACATACTTTTTTTTGGATATGTTTTGGGGGATGCTTGGACGAAAAAGGTTCAAAATTTGAAGCTAAGAGGGGTGTCAGTGTCAATGGAGAATGCTTAATGGAGAGGGAGGAGAAAAAGAAAGCTCAGGAATTTAAATGGTATTGTTATAAGCAAAACAAATTCTCAATTCCTGgcaaagaagaagagaaatatTGCAATGTGGCTGTGGAAAAGAAATGGCCTTATCTCACCCTTGTTGTAGCTCTTTCTACCATTTGGTTGCACCATATTGTcccttctttttga
- the LOC104238167 gene encoding PH, RCC1 and FYVE domains-containing protein 1 isoform X2, with the protein MESQCISLIYGNGERTLDLICKDKMQAETWFVGLRAVISRTHHHRVADPLKSRKGAHSCISSPAGYMRRKQNLGLSAKTIRSSQVRSLAGSPTHSFSERCFTDGLSCSSDSFFSESSLSSVHNVIENVTRSSYFESDNLTQKRASCAGTENQTDILAPFMLSTHESRPFGRNVLRDVFIWGEGAEGGCFTDGEVKLDALSPKLLESTVMLDVQALSIGRSHASLVTKQGEVFCWGEGKNGRLGHKLDMNTARPKLVDSLNGVRVKSVTCGEYQTCALTFSGELYTWGDNSFGAELVGEKKKRSHWLPNRVCGSLDGVKISYVACGEWHTAIVSTSGQLFTYGEGTFGVLGHGNLRSVAQPKEVESLRGLWAKSVACGPWHTAAVVEIIVDRLKFNNPGGKLFTWGDGDKGRLGHPGEERKLLPTCVAKLVDHDFIQVSCASTLTIALSSTGKVYTMGSAVHGQLGNPEAKDKSLVLVQGKLREEFVTEISSGSYHVAVLTSRGSVYTWGKGANGQLGLGDTKDRSWPTLVEALGERQVEHIACGSSSTAAICLHKSASSTDQSACKGCSMSFGITRKKQNCYNCGLLFCRTCCSKKTTNASLAPDKTKAFRVCDPCFYQLQRIAQSNRPSKLENRSPRPLLITQKAFIHEKVERQEANTTSSRMMSTKKCFSENNQCLDRRATNSLGESTGFASLLDVFPRWGHVPCPEIFRRDYGGQMRTQNHYARNSVTSASPNYLQQIHKEPKLVPSTGVTMAENLSESDKILLEEVSKLRNQVENLKRLCETRKEKIQERQQKVEEAWSLAKEEASKSKAAKEVIKALTSRLQTMSESFFPGRETNDQAAANVLQTTSTYSDSQNHITGHRIVVPTCVPLAKAQPEDNNVDSICSSPIVFSSTLRSFYNKENNVDSRSAEESYKGADHGQVELRTSKGEWVEQYQLGVFITLTVLPSGKKGLKRVRFSRKKFTEKEAKKWWQENQLSVYKKYDIEGYENLNQDLLKK; encoded by the exons ATGGAAAGTCAGTGCATATCACTTATATATGGAAATGGCGAGCGTACTCTTGATCTG ATTTGCAAGGATAAAATGCAGGCTGAGACTTGGTTTGTAGGCTTGAGAGCTGTAATATCCAGGACTCACCACCATAGAGTGGCGGACCCTCTGAAAAGCAGAAAAGGCGCACACAGTTGCATCAGTAGTCCAGCGGGCTATATGCGGAGGAAACAGAATCTTGGACTTTCAGCAAAGACAATCAGATCCTCTCAG GTTCGCAGCTTAGCGGGGAGTCCCACTCATTCATTTTCAGAAAGGTGTTTTACTGATGGCTTATCATGTTCTTCCGACAGCTTTTTCTCGGAATCAAGTCTATCGAGTGTGCATAATGTAATTGAGAATGTTACACGTTCATCATATTTTGAATCAGATAACTTAACCCAAAAGAGAGCATCTTGTGCTGGGACAGAAAACCAAACTGATATACTAGCTCCATTTATGCTGTCCACTCACGAGTCAAGACCATTTGGGAGGAATGTACTGAGGGATGTTTTTATCTGGGGAGAAGGAGCGGAAGGAGGGTGCTTCACGGATGGGGAAGTGAAATTGGATGCTTTGTCACCCAAACTTCTGGAGTCTACTGTGATGCTTGATGTACAGGCATTATCCATTGGTAGGAGCCATGCTTCCTTAGTCACCAAACAGGGTGAAGTTTTTTGCTGGGGTGAAGGAAAGAATGGAAGGCTTGGACATAAACTCGACATGAACACCGCAAGGCCGAAACTGGTTGACTCCCTTAATGGGGTTCGCGTTAAATCTGTCACTTGTGGGGAATACCAAACATGTGCCCTGACCTTTTCTGGTGAACTGTACACATGGGGTGACAACTCTTTTGGTGCTGAGTTAGTAggtgaaaaaaagaagagaagccATTGGCTACCTAACAGAGTATGTGGTTCCTTGGATGGGGTGAAAATATCTTATGTTGCTTGTGGGGAATGGCATACAGCAATTGTATCAACATCTGGACAATTGTTCACTTATGGAGAAGGAACTTTTGGGGTTCTTGGTCATGGAAATCTCCGAAGTGTCGCTCAGCCCAAAGAAGTTGAGTCGCTTAGAGGTTTGTGGGCCAAAAGTGTTGCATGTGGGCCATGGCATACAGCTGCAGTAGTGGAAATCATTGTTGATCGTCTTAAATTCAATAATCCAGGTGGGAAGCTGTTTACATGGGGCGATGGGGATAAAGGAAGGCTTGGTCATCCTGGCGAGGAGAGAAAGCTCTTACCGACCTGTGTGGCGAAACTTGTTGATCATGATTTTATTCAAGTTTCCTGTGCGAGCACCCTAACTATTGCACTATCTAGCACGGGAAAAGTTTATACCATGGGAAGTGCAGTGCACGGGCAACTGGGCAATCCAGAAGCCAAAGACAAATCATTAGTGCTTGTGCAAGGAAAACTTAGAGAGGAATTTGTTACAGAGATATCCTCGGGATCATATCATGTTGCTGTGCTAACATCAAGGGGAAGTGTTTACACATGGGGTAAAGGTGCAAATGGACAGTTAGGACTAGGTGATACAAAAGATAGAAGTTGGCCAACGTTAGTTGAGGCACTGGGAGAAAGGCAGGTGGAACATATTGCTTGTGGATCAAGTTCTACAGCAGCAATATGTTTGCACAAATCCGCGTCTAGTACTGATCAATCAGCTTGTAAAGGATGTAGCATGTCTTTTGGAATTACAAGGAAGAAACAAAATTGTTACAATTGTGGGCTTCTCTTTTGCCGCACATGCTGCAGCAAGAAAACTACAAACGCCTCTCTGGCCCCTGACAAGACTAAAGCTTTTCGGGTTTGTGATCCATGTTTTTACCAACTTCAGAGGATTGCTCAGTCAAATAGGCCATCCAAACTTGAAAATCGTAGTCCACGACCATTACTTATTACCCAAAAGGCATTTATTCACGAGAAGGTAGAGCGGCAAGAGGCAAATACTACATCAAGTCGAATGATGTCAACGAAAAAGTGTTTCAGTGAGAACAATCAATGCCTTGACAGGAGGGCTACCAACAGTTTAGGGGAAAGTACTGGTTTTGCATCGTTGCTGGATGTTTTCCCAAGATGGGGACATGTTCCTTGTCCTGAAATCTTTAGAAGAGACTATGGAGGACAGATGAGAACCCAAAATCATTATGCAAGAAATTCGGTGACTTCAGCTTCTCCAAATTATTTACAGCAGATTCACAAAGAACCAAAATTAGTTCCCTCTACTGGTGTAACTATGGCGGAGAACTTGTCAGAATCAGACAAGATCCTGCTTGAAGAAGTTTCCAAGCTAAGAAATCAG GTTGAAAATCTTAAAAGGTTATGTGAAACAAGAAAGGAGAAAATTCAAGAACGTCAACAAAAAGTTGAAGAGGCCTGGTCATTGGCTAAAGAGGAAGCTTCCAAGAGTAAAGCAGCAAAGGAAGTTATAAAAGCTTTGACATCCCGG CTGCAGACAATGTCAGAAAGCTTTTTTCCTGGAAGAGAAACTAATGATCAAGCTGCTGCAAATGTACTGCAGACTACATCAACGTATTCAGATAGCCAAAATCATATAACTGGACATCGAATTGTTGTGCCTACATGTGTGCCTCTTGCAAAAGCACAACCAGAAGACAATAACGTTGATAGCATATGTAGTTCTCCGATTGTGTTCTCTAGTACTTTAAGATCCTTCTATAACAAAGAGAACAATGTGGACTCCAGATCAGCAGAAGAATCATATAAAGGAGCCGATCATGGCCAAGTTGAGCTCAGAACATCTAAAGGTGAATGGGTGGAACAGTATCAGCTTGGTGTCTTCATTACATTGACAGTGCTGCCAAGTGGAAAGAAGGGACTCAAGCGAGTCAGGTTCAG TAGGAAAAAGTTTACAGAGAAGGAAGCAAAGAAGTGGTGGCAAGAAAACCAGCTTTCTGTATACAAAAAGTATGATATTGAAGGATATGAAAATCTGAACCAAGACTTGCTAAAGAAGTAG
- the LOC104238167 gene encoding PH, RCC1 and FYVE domains-containing protein 1 isoform X1 — translation MGEEHVSIVPSDRALEQAIVALKKGAHLLKYGRRGKPKFYPLRLSADEKFLIWYSGEKENQLRLSSITNIIRGQSTVILQPEMESQCISLIYGNGERTLDLICKDKMQAETWFVGLRAVISRTHHHRVADPLKSRKGAHSCISSPAGYMRRKQNLGLSAKTIRSSQVRSLAGSPTHSFSERCFTDGLSCSSDSFFSESSLSSVHNVIENVTRSSYFESDNLTQKRASCAGTENQTDILAPFMLSTHESRPFGRNVLRDVFIWGEGAEGGCFTDGEVKLDALSPKLLESTVMLDVQALSIGRSHASLVTKQGEVFCWGEGKNGRLGHKLDMNTARPKLVDSLNGVRVKSVTCGEYQTCALTFSGELYTWGDNSFGAELVGEKKKRSHWLPNRVCGSLDGVKISYVACGEWHTAIVSTSGQLFTYGEGTFGVLGHGNLRSVAQPKEVESLRGLWAKSVACGPWHTAAVVEIIVDRLKFNNPGGKLFTWGDGDKGRLGHPGEERKLLPTCVAKLVDHDFIQVSCASTLTIALSSTGKVYTMGSAVHGQLGNPEAKDKSLVLVQGKLREEFVTEISSGSYHVAVLTSRGSVYTWGKGANGQLGLGDTKDRSWPTLVEALGERQVEHIACGSSSTAAICLHKSASSTDQSACKGCSMSFGITRKKQNCYNCGLLFCRTCCSKKTTNASLAPDKTKAFRVCDPCFYQLQRIAQSNRPSKLENRSPRPLLITQKAFIHEKVERQEANTTSSRMMSTKKCFSENNQCLDRRATNSLGESTGFASLLDVFPRWGHVPCPEIFRRDYGGQMRTQNHYARNSVTSASPNYLQQIHKEPKLVPSTGVTMAENLSESDKILLEEVSKLRNQVENLKRLCETRKEKIQERQQKVEEAWSLAKEEASKSKAAKEVIKALTSRLQTMSESFFPGRETNDQAAANVLQTTSTYSDSQNHITGHRIVVPTCVPLAKAQPEDNNVDSICSSPIVFSSTLRSFYNKENNVDSRSAEESYKGADHGQVELRTSKGEWVEQYQLGVFITLTVLPSGKKGLKRVRFSRKKFTEKEAKKWWQENQLSVYKKYDIEGYENLNQDLLKK, via the exons ATGGGTGAAGAACACGTGTCCATTGTTCCTTCTGATCGAGCTCTTGAAcag GCAATAGTTGCATTGAAGAAGGGTGCACATCTTTTAAAGTATGGCAGAAGAGGGAAGCCCAAATTCTACCCTCTAAGATTATCCGCG GATGAAAAGTTTTTGATTTGGTACTCTGGTGAGAAGGAAAACCAACTGAGGTTAAGTTCAATCACGAATATCATCCGCGGCCAAAGTACT GTAATTCTTCAGCCTGAGATGGAAAGTCAGTGCATATCACTTATATATGGAAATGGCGAGCGTACTCTTGATCTG ATTTGCAAGGATAAAATGCAGGCTGAGACTTGGTTTGTAGGCTTGAGAGCTGTAATATCCAGGACTCACCACCATAGAGTGGCGGACCCTCTGAAAAGCAGAAAAGGCGCACACAGTTGCATCAGTAGTCCAGCGGGCTATATGCGGAGGAAACAGAATCTTGGACTTTCAGCAAAGACAATCAGATCCTCTCAG GTTCGCAGCTTAGCGGGGAGTCCCACTCATTCATTTTCAGAAAGGTGTTTTACTGATGGCTTATCATGTTCTTCCGACAGCTTTTTCTCGGAATCAAGTCTATCGAGTGTGCATAATGTAATTGAGAATGTTACACGTTCATCATATTTTGAATCAGATAACTTAACCCAAAAGAGAGCATCTTGTGCTGGGACAGAAAACCAAACTGATATACTAGCTCCATTTATGCTGTCCACTCACGAGTCAAGACCATTTGGGAGGAATGTACTGAGGGATGTTTTTATCTGGGGAGAAGGAGCGGAAGGAGGGTGCTTCACGGATGGGGAAGTGAAATTGGATGCTTTGTCACCCAAACTTCTGGAGTCTACTGTGATGCTTGATGTACAGGCATTATCCATTGGTAGGAGCCATGCTTCCTTAGTCACCAAACAGGGTGAAGTTTTTTGCTGGGGTGAAGGAAAGAATGGAAGGCTTGGACATAAACTCGACATGAACACCGCAAGGCCGAAACTGGTTGACTCCCTTAATGGGGTTCGCGTTAAATCTGTCACTTGTGGGGAATACCAAACATGTGCCCTGACCTTTTCTGGTGAACTGTACACATGGGGTGACAACTCTTTTGGTGCTGAGTTAGTAggtgaaaaaaagaagagaagccATTGGCTACCTAACAGAGTATGTGGTTCCTTGGATGGGGTGAAAATATCTTATGTTGCTTGTGGGGAATGGCATACAGCAATTGTATCAACATCTGGACAATTGTTCACTTATGGAGAAGGAACTTTTGGGGTTCTTGGTCATGGAAATCTCCGAAGTGTCGCTCAGCCCAAAGAAGTTGAGTCGCTTAGAGGTTTGTGGGCCAAAAGTGTTGCATGTGGGCCATGGCATACAGCTGCAGTAGTGGAAATCATTGTTGATCGTCTTAAATTCAATAATCCAGGTGGGAAGCTGTTTACATGGGGCGATGGGGATAAAGGAAGGCTTGGTCATCCTGGCGAGGAGAGAAAGCTCTTACCGACCTGTGTGGCGAAACTTGTTGATCATGATTTTATTCAAGTTTCCTGTGCGAGCACCCTAACTATTGCACTATCTAGCACGGGAAAAGTTTATACCATGGGAAGTGCAGTGCACGGGCAACTGGGCAATCCAGAAGCCAAAGACAAATCATTAGTGCTTGTGCAAGGAAAACTTAGAGAGGAATTTGTTACAGAGATATCCTCGGGATCATATCATGTTGCTGTGCTAACATCAAGGGGAAGTGTTTACACATGGGGTAAAGGTGCAAATGGACAGTTAGGACTAGGTGATACAAAAGATAGAAGTTGGCCAACGTTAGTTGAGGCACTGGGAGAAAGGCAGGTGGAACATATTGCTTGTGGATCAAGTTCTACAGCAGCAATATGTTTGCACAAATCCGCGTCTAGTACTGATCAATCAGCTTGTAAAGGATGTAGCATGTCTTTTGGAATTACAAGGAAGAAACAAAATTGTTACAATTGTGGGCTTCTCTTTTGCCGCACATGCTGCAGCAAGAAAACTACAAACGCCTCTCTGGCCCCTGACAAGACTAAAGCTTTTCGGGTTTGTGATCCATGTTTTTACCAACTTCAGAGGATTGCTCAGTCAAATAGGCCATCCAAACTTGAAAATCGTAGTCCACGACCATTACTTATTACCCAAAAGGCATTTATTCACGAGAAGGTAGAGCGGCAAGAGGCAAATACTACATCAAGTCGAATGATGTCAACGAAAAAGTGTTTCAGTGAGAACAATCAATGCCTTGACAGGAGGGCTACCAACAGTTTAGGGGAAAGTACTGGTTTTGCATCGTTGCTGGATGTTTTCCCAAGATGGGGACATGTTCCTTGTCCTGAAATCTTTAGAAGAGACTATGGAGGACAGATGAGAACCCAAAATCATTATGCAAGAAATTCGGTGACTTCAGCTTCTCCAAATTATTTACAGCAGATTCACAAAGAACCAAAATTAGTTCCCTCTACTGGTGTAACTATGGCGGAGAACTTGTCAGAATCAGACAAGATCCTGCTTGAAGAAGTTTCCAAGCTAAGAAATCAG GTTGAAAATCTTAAAAGGTTATGTGAAACAAGAAAGGAGAAAATTCAAGAACGTCAACAAAAAGTTGAAGAGGCCTGGTCATTGGCTAAAGAGGAAGCTTCCAAGAGTAAAGCAGCAAAGGAAGTTATAAAAGCTTTGACATCCCGG CTGCAGACAATGTCAGAAAGCTTTTTTCCTGGAAGAGAAACTAATGATCAAGCTGCTGCAAATGTACTGCAGACTACATCAACGTATTCAGATAGCCAAAATCATATAACTGGACATCGAATTGTTGTGCCTACATGTGTGCCTCTTGCAAAAGCACAACCAGAAGACAATAACGTTGATAGCATATGTAGTTCTCCGATTGTGTTCTCTAGTACTTTAAGATCCTTCTATAACAAAGAGAACAATGTGGACTCCAGATCAGCAGAAGAATCATATAAAGGAGCCGATCATGGCCAAGTTGAGCTCAGAACATCTAAAGGTGAATGGGTGGAACAGTATCAGCTTGGTGTCTTCATTACATTGACAGTGCTGCCAAGTGGAAAGAAGGGACTCAAGCGAGTCAGGTTCAG TAGGAAAAAGTTTACAGAGAAGGAAGCAAAGAAGTGGTGGCAAGAAAACCAGCTTTCTGTATACAAAAAGTATGATATTGAAGGATATGAAAATCTGAACCAAGACTTGCTAAAGAAGTAG
- the LOC104238167 gene encoding PH, RCC1 and FYVE domains-containing protein 1 isoform X3 — translation MGEEHVSIVPSDRALEQAIVALKKGAHLLKYGRRGKPKFYPLRLSADEKFLIWYSGEKENQLRLSSITNIIRGQSTVILQPEMESQCISLIYGNGERTLDLICKDKMQAETWFVGLRAVISRTHHHRVADPLKSRKGAHSCISSPAGYMRRKQNLGLSAKTIRSSQVRSLAGSPTHSFSERCFTDGLSCSSDSFFSESSLSSVHNVIENVTRSSYFESDNLTQKRASCAGTENQTDILAPFMLSTHESRPFGRNVLRDVFIWGEGAEGGCFTDGEVKLDALSPKLLESTVMLDVQALSIGRSHASLVTKQGEVFCWGEGKNGRLGHKLDMNTARPKLVDSLNGVRVKSVTCGEYQTCALTFSGELYTWGDNSFGAELVGEKKKRSHWLPNRVCGSLDGVKISYVACGEWHTAIVSTSGQLFTYGEGTFGVLGHGNLRSVAQPKEVESLRGLWAKSVACGPWHTAAVVEIIVDRLKFNNPGGKLFTWGDGDKGRLGHPGEERKLLPTCVAKLVDHDFIQVSCASTLTIALSSTGKVYTMGSAVHGQLGNPEAKDKSLVLVQGKLREEFVTEISSGSYHVAVLTSRGSVYTWGKGANGQLGLGDTKDRSWPTLVEALGERQVEHIACGSSSTAAICLHKSASSTDQSACKGCSMSFGITRKKQNCYNCGLLFCRTCCSKKTTNASLAPDKTKAFRVCDPCFYQLQRIAQSNRPSKLENRSPRPLLITQKAFIHEKVERQEANTTSSRMMSTKKCFSENNQCLDRRATNSLGESTGFASLLDVFPRWGHVPCPEIFRRDYGGQMRTQNHYARNSVTSASPNYLQQIHKEPKLVPSTGVTMAENLSESDKILLEEVSKLRNQVENLKRLCETRKEKIQERQQKVEEAWSLAKEEASKSKAAKEVIKALTSRVTFLCRQCQKAFFLEEKLMIKLLQMYCRLHQRIQIAKII, via the exons ATGGGTGAAGAACACGTGTCCATTGTTCCTTCTGATCGAGCTCTTGAAcag GCAATAGTTGCATTGAAGAAGGGTGCACATCTTTTAAAGTATGGCAGAAGAGGGAAGCCCAAATTCTACCCTCTAAGATTATCCGCG GATGAAAAGTTTTTGATTTGGTACTCTGGTGAGAAGGAAAACCAACTGAGGTTAAGTTCAATCACGAATATCATCCGCGGCCAAAGTACT GTAATTCTTCAGCCTGAGATGGAAAGTCAGTGCATATCACTTATATATGGAAATGGCGAGCGTACTCTTGATCTG ATTTGCAAGGATAAAATGCAGGCTGAGACTTGGTTTGTAGGCTTGAGAGCTGTAATATCCAGGACTCACCACCATAGAGTGGCGGACCCTCTGAAAAGCAGAAAAGGCGCACACAGTTGCATCAGTAGTCCAGCGGGCTATATGCGGAGGAAACAGAATCTTGGACTTTCAGCAAAGACAATCAGATCCTCTCAG GTTCGCAGCTTAGCGGGGAGTCCCACTCATTCATTTTCAGAAAGGTGTTTTACTGATGGCTTATCATGTTCTTCCGACAGCTTTTTCTCGGAATCAAGTCTATCGAGTGTGCATAATGTAATTGAGAATGTTACACGTTCATCATATTTTGAATCAGATAACTTAACCCAAAAGAGAGCATCTTGTGCTGGGACAGAAAACCAAACTGATATACTAGCTCCATTTATGCTGTCCACTCACGAGTCAAGACCATTTGGGAGGAATGTACTGAGGGATGTTTTTATCTGGGGAGAAGGAGCGGAAGGAGGGTGCTTCACGGATGGGGAAGTGAAATTGGATGCTTTGTCACCCAAACTTCTGGAGTCTACTGTGATGCTTGATGTACAGGCATTATCCATTGGTAGGAGCCATGCTTCCTTAGTCACCAAACAGGGTGAAGTTTTTTGCTGGGGTGAAGGAAAGAATGGAAGGCTTGGACATAAACTCGACATGAACACCGCAAGGCCGAAACTGGTTGACTCCCTTAATGGGGTTCGCGTTAAATCTGTCACTTGTGGGGAATACCAAACATGTGCCCTGACCTTTTCTGGTGAACTGTACACATGGGGTGACAACTCTTTTGGTGCTGAGTTAGTAggtgaaaaaaagaagagaagccATTGGCTACCTAACAGAGTATGTGGTTCCTTGGATGGGGTGAAAATATCTTATGTTGCTTGTGGGGAATGGCATACAGCAATTGTATCAACATCTGGACAATTGTTCACTTATGGAGAAGGAACTTTTGGGGTTCTTGGTCATGGAAATCTCCGAAGTGTCGCTCAGCCCAAAGAAGTTGAGTCGCTTAGAGGTTTGTGGGCCAAAAGTGTTGCATGTGGGCCATGGCATACAGCTGCAGTAGTGGAAATCATTGTTGATCGTCTTAAATTCAATAATCCAGGTGGGAAGCTGTTTACATGGGGCGATGGGGATAAAGGAAGGCTTGGTCATCCTGGCGAGGAGAGAAAGCTCTTACCGACCTGTGTGGCGAAACTTGTTGATCATGATTTTATTCAAGTTTCCTGTGCGAGCACCCTAACTATTGCACTATCTAGCACGGGAAAAGTTTATACCATGGGAAGTGCAGTGCACGGGCAACTGGGCAATCCAGAAGCCAAAGACAAATCATTAGTGCTTGTGCAAGGAAAACTTAGAGAGGAATTTGTTACAGAGATATCCTCGGGATCATATCATGTTGCTGTGCTAACATCAAGGGGAAGTGTTTACACATGGGGTAAAGGTGCAAATGGACAGTTAGGACTAGGTGATACAAAAGATAGAAGTTGGCCAACGTTAGTTGAGGCACTGGGAGAAAGGCAGGTGGAACATATTGCTTGTGGATCAAGTTCTACAGCAGCAATATGTTTGCACAAATCCGCGTCTAGTACTGATCAATCAGCTTGTAAAGGATGTAGCATGTCTTTTGGAATTACAAGGAAGAAACAAAATTGTTACAATTGTGGGCTTCTCTTTTGCCGCACATGCTGCAGCAAGAAAACTACAAACGCCTCTCTGGCCCCTGACAAGACTAAAGCTTTTCGGGTTTGTGATCCATGTTTTTACCAACTTCAGAGGATTGCTCAGTCAAATAGGCCATCCAAACTTGAAAATCGTAGTCCACGACCATTACTTATTACCCAAAAGGCATTTATTCACGAGAAGGTAGAGCGGCAAGAGGCAAATACTACATCAAGTCGAATGATGTCAACGAAAAAGTGTTTCAGTGAGAACAATCAATGCCTTGACAGGAGGGCTACCAACAGTTTAGGGGAAAGTACTGGTTTTGCATCGTTGCTGGATGTTTTCCCAAGATGGGGACATGTTCCTTGTCCTGAAATCTTTAGAAGAGACTATGGAGGACAGATGAGAACCCAAAATCATTATGCAAGAAATTCGGTGACTTCAGCTTCTCCAAATTATTTACAGCAGATTCACAAAGAACCAAAATTAGTTCCCTCTACTGGTGTAACTATGGCGGAGAACTTGTCAGAATCAGACAAGATCCTGCTTGAAGAAGTTTCCAAGCTAAGAAATCAG GTTGAAAATCTTAAAAGGTTATGTGAAACAAGAAAGGAGAAAATTCAAGAACGTCAACAAAAAGTTGAAGAGGCCTGGTCATTGGCTAAAGAGGAAGCTTCCAAGAGTAAAGCAGCAAAGGAAGTTATAAAAGCTTTGACATCCCGGGTAACTTTTCT CTGCAGACAATGTCAGAAAGCTTTTTTCCTGGAAGAGAAACTAATGATCAAGCTGCTGCAAATGTACTGCAGACTACATCAACGTATTCAGATAGCCAAAATCATATAA